CATAAATCCACAGCTATTGTTGAACATACAAGAGCAGCAGGAAATTGTGATTGCGTTGAATCAACACACAGCTGTGGAGCCCAAAGTCATCGGCTTTACAATGTACAAATTAAGTGGCTTAGTAAATGGCGGTAAGGGCAAGTTCAGCGAATGCCTGCCAAAGGATTTCTTCAAAACACAAGTGAGCTTCCTAAACTCGGACTACGGCAATACGCGACACGTCAGCTATCGTTGTCAACTGGAAGTGGGTCAATATGTGCTCATGCCCACCACATATGAGCCCGGCGAGGAGACCAGCTTCACCGTACGTTTCTTGGGCACCGCCGCATTGCGTCTCTCACTACTTGAAACACAAACAATGATGCTGTTAGATCCATTTCCAGCTTTGAAGAACGAGGTGGAGACCACAAAAGTCAAAAATGTCTGCCAATATGAGCCAGTGTTCATGCAATTGGCTGATGAGAACAAAACAATTAACTGTTTTGAATTGCACGAGCTGCTAGAGGCGTGTTTGCCCAACGATTACATCAAAGGTTGTGCCAATATCGATATATGTCGTCAGGTGATTGCCTTACAAGACAAAACCGGCACAGGACGCATAAATTTCCTACAATTCAAAACATTCATGGTCAATCTGAAGTCATGGCAAGGTGTTTTTAAGATTTACACAAAAGAGAAGGCCGGTATTTTGCGCGCCGAACGCTTGCGTGACGCACTCTACGATGTCGGTTTCCAACTGAGCACCGAGATCATGAATTGTCTGATGCAGCGTTACATAAGAAAGGATGGCACATTGCGTTTAAGCGATTTTGCATCCGCTGTGCTGCATTTGACCGCCGCATTCGACTACTTCCAACGCAAGGATCACAATCAAGACAATGTTATCGAAATTGAAATGTCCGACTGGATAAAATGTGTGCTGAGATGCTAACCATAGTgctaaaaattgttataaactGTACGATTGCTGCAGCAGTGGTCGCTCATTTCTAGGTTATGTCTGAAATTCTGTTTATTTTTCGGTTCTATTTTGAGCTTAGTTCAATTTATATGTGCAATTCTGACGTACCTTAATTCAAAAAGACGAAACTCTTAAATACTATTAAACATTagggagtttaaaaaaaaaacaaaaaaaaacactccaAAAACTGTTGACAATAtggtaaaaatatgtaatatttgaGTCCATTAAAAGTCGTTACAAGTTTTACTGAAGCTTACTTCGTTGCAGCCAACCCAGTTACTacaaattaaaagcaaacaaagtaaattgttgttgttaacacatttttttttgtatacgcaCGCGcgcacatacttacattttaacacttagtatatacttatgtatgtaagcaagcAAAATCTCATTATGTTCAACGTAACaaatttacaataattaaatatatgtatgtatgtatttacatgttGCCGTTATAATTACTATGCtactttatttaaaactattacTTATTCTGAATTTCGTCTGCCACACCATGTCTAAAACCACGTCAACATTTAACGGCAACCACACTCCTTGGCGACAATGTGCGAGAAACGCATCAAATTCACGCTATCTTCATTGACCGAGTACAGTATGGATATGGAGGCCAACTTGACTGGCACGCAACATGGTTTCGGTAGATTTGAGCGCTTCAAATGCATCAACGTCTGCACAATAGCATGATTAGTGGCATTATGCATAGGCGTACCCAAGGGGAAATTGCACTCGCCAAAACAGTAGAAAGCCTCGAAAGTTTTCGGTGCAATTACCGATTTCTCCATGCCCAAATATTTGAAATCCAATGTAAAGTTGCGTCGCTCACATGCTTTGGGTTGCTCAAAAACGATCTCCTTGTTAATATGAATGGTGTGCGGCAAATGTGGCGCTGTTTGCTGCCGAAAGGAGTCGGCATGACGCACGCGACGCTTGTTTTGTTGACTTGTGCGCTGTTGCAACTTGGCCATCAAATCGGGACCATTAAAGTAGCCGATAATGAAGGGCTGCAGTTCAAGCAGTTCCGGTTGCATTTGCGCCGGCACTAAACCGACGTCAGTAGCAGCAACTTGTTGCAATTTAAGCGTAACTGCCGCGTTTGTGTGTGGCGTATGCAGCGTAACGCCAACTAGCAACTCATTGCCGTTGAGTATCTGCTTAAGTGTGCGAAAGCGTAACCATTGATTGAGCACATTTGTTACATTCAACTCCAGCCAACCACTGAATGCGGTGGTGGTGTTTATCGTTGCAATGTGTAGCGTAGAAACGCCTACGGGCTGATAGACAGCGATGCTGCAATTATACTCGACATTCGTGCTATATTGTCCCAGTTGTGGATCTTGGTACAGGCGTATGGCGGCATGTGTTAATTCCAAGTCGTTTGGTATgtcattcaaattaaaattgataaGCATGTCGCCCAAATGTGTAGAAATCGCATGCAACGACACGGCTGTAAGAGAAAAGTCATTGAGTAATGTAGACTTATAGCTGTAATAaactcaaaatataaaatatcgcACTCACGTCTACTGGCGAATGTGATTATGTTGTTGCTTAACTCAATCTCTCTGCGATCGAATGGTGTTATGAAGTTGTCTTCGCTGAGCGCACGTCTATGTCGCGTTTTATGTAGATTCTGCAACACTTCTGGTAAATTCTTTTCATCCTCATCGCTTAGTTCTTTGTAAACCTCAAGCAAAAATTTCGCCGCTGAATtgctataaattataaattgtttatattttagctcttcctcaattaaaaaaaaattatcagttATTGCGAGTACGCACCTCAACGATGGTTGTCTTTTGAGACGTGCGCTGGCCTGACTTAAACCTAATAAATCGGCAAGTTGTGCCATTCCGTCAGATGTGCTCTCTAGCTGTGCAAATATAAATGCTACACAGCatgtcaataataaaattacacgacaaaataatatttgttttagcatttttgaattttgtttagttttcaCAAGACTTCGAGTGCAAATGAAATGATAGTTGCGAATTTATGTTTAAGTAAGGCTGCAAGCAGGTACTAATGGCGGTTGCTAAACGGTGATTAGCGTAAGTACACATAACTACAggtagcaaacaacaacaacaacaatgtaaaagaACGGTCGTACTTTTTGCAGGATTATTAACCCTTGACAATTTTAGAAGAAATAGTGAAATAATTAaggagaaaaaacaaaattagtaTAATGTTGgtattaaaacttaatttatttttaaactcttcGCTTAGTGTAacatttttgccatttttagATTTCACAGAAATTCTTAATttcatataacaacaacaacaacaaaaatgtgtaaaattttaaatatccgCCAACGGCATTATATAGAATTGTACATATACCTCTGCCTGGTCTTCGGATTGCATCATAAAGTGCATTTCGAGCAAACCACTTGCATCCGTTTTGATTGCAACTTTGGTGGCGGCCGCCAGCGCTTTATGTGTCATACGCATTTCTGTATTGCGATAACACGCCGACGTCGTTTCACGGCAATTAAATAACATAATCATATCACTAGTTTTGGCCACTTCAACAAATGTCTCAGTTTTCATCACACCCAATGTCTCGATTTTAAAATGCGGCGTGCGCGGCGATAAAGTTATTCTCAACTCATCGGCCGCTTTATTTAATTCTTGTATGAGATTTGCCAAAGCCGGTCCGCGCACAAAGACCACATTTAAACTGGCACTCTCTTCATCGAGATTATAATCGATTACTTCGTCGACGTTGGTAGTTTTAATGGAACATTCTGCTGATATATCCGGCTCATCGTTTGGTCGCAGCACGAGCACCAATGGTGCACCGTCGCCTttgtagaacattttcaagctACATGGTATGCCAGCGAAGAGTCCCAAACACTCGGAGATGATATTCATGTTTAGACCAAAGGTCACCGTGTCGACAACATGAAACTCGGCGAAACATGATGCGGTCATAAAAAGATTAGCTTGCACACAATTACCCTCCTCCACGGTTACACGTAGGCCCTCTTCACTTATTTGAAATTTGCCATTCTGTTAAGAAGttagatatttaaattataggtataaaattgatttttaatctcttttacttacattttcaaaatttaaagcttttatGCCTGTATAAAATGTCTTAGTCTGGTCCAAACGTGCTACAAATTTGAAATTCGAATATTGACGTTGCGTTAACATTTTCAGATTCTTTAAGAGTCCCTTCTCATAGAGGGTCTTTGAATGTTGCATTCGTTAATTTTCAATccgaattttctttaaatatttctaaaaagctGCATTCCATTCGATCATTCAGAttcttaaattgttgttgtgtcACTGCTTCCACTTTGTAAGTGCTTGGCACTGGGCGTAACAGCTGTGCGAGACGTAAAGCCAATACATGTGCACAAGTATAACTCCGCTGCACGTTTTCCCTTTGTGTGTCTGAATTTGAGTGCTGTAGCTCACTTGATAAACCCAACACACGCTCGTTGAACTGTTTACAATTGCAATAGTTCACGCCGGGAAACAACCAAATAGAGCTACTGTATTGTTGATGTTTGATCTGTAGCTCGGCAATTGCACAACTTTCATTAGTGTATACAATTATGCTTTGCTCATCCAAAATGCACAATGCCTCAACGAGGATATCGCCCAAAAGAGCTTTGAGTTGCTGCAATAAATGATTTGTGTGCACTTCTACACCTTAAATAAAGCAAGAGacaaataagatttttgatatttCCATTGAAGCATGCATGAAACTTACTTGACTCTATATCCACCGTGCTCGTATTTCGTTCGTATTGGTGCAGTGCCTCCTCGATTAGCTTTACAATAATTCGTTTCGCTGGAAAAGTATTTTTCGTTTCTAATTGCATTTGGCATATAGAGACTtggtttttttgattttcgttttaaatttaaacgtAAATTCttctaattaaatatttccaacACAATCAGCCGGGAAATCTACAGAAAAACATGTGAAATTTGTTACTTAGCTTGCTTACCTTCATTCGTAAACATAACCAGGTAGGGTTGCCGTTCCTTGAAATTACGCATATCGATAACAAAGAACGTAATTACCGATGCGGTacgtttttaaataataaattattgtcGTTGCTTACTTTTAATGGAAGTAGGAAGAAATCTtagcaaatttttgtttttatcaataaataataaaataccgtttataaataaaacacttaGTTGACCAGAAAGCGTGTAAAGTAAGTAAACGTTaggcaaatattataatataatataattaatacagtTCTCTGTTTATACTTTCTCGGCTCTCTGTTTATTAATCGAAACAGAAACAGAATGCACACCAACAGAAAGAAAATTCATTTACAGTGAAGTTAACTGCAGAAATTATCATTTCAGCAATATAAACAGAAATAAAGCgctatattaattatttgtattaattgTATTGTAAAGTTGTTTAGAAATTATgacgaaaattaaatttactactGAAGACGAGGAGAAAATAATAGATTTCGTAAGGAATCACGAAATTCTTTATAATAAGCGTCACAAAGAATTCCGTGATAGTGAGAAAAAACAACGCTTGTGGCTTGAAATAGCAGAGCAGCTCGATATTAAATGTGAGtagttgtttgttattgttttatttgcgTTAAGAAACTAATTTACTTAACTTCTTTAACTGATATTTGAAAGACCCACTGCAGCCACAAAGGCGTTTGCTTGCAGCTTTTTTTCTgactaatttatttcaatatacattgtttgtttgtgcatgctaaaatatatataaattaaatttgctatATGAATTATAGCTGAGGCCGTTAAGGGAAAATGGACCACTATGCGAGATTACTTTATGCGAACTAAAGATAAGAGAGGCAATGGCTCGGTCGCGCCACTTACTAAACGAGACGAATCACTTATGTTCTTAATGGACACTTCACTGCGAAAAAAATCGTGAGTAACACCttattgcaaatatataatttaaaaaaattgtataaatatttaattttttaattttagtagcGTGAAAGCAAACGCTAGAACATCAAAGCAGCACACTGCCAGCGCTAAGGTTCGCCACGccgtatttaatacaaaaaaggaACGCACCCCTACTGCGCCACCCGAAGAAACGCCACGAACTGTGAGAAAACGAACTAGTGCcgttgctgaaattcagcaaacAACACCGACCGAGTTAATTAGCAATAAACGTCAAATTTTGGTAGAGCCTCCACCGCCTAAGCCGTCGAAAGCGCCGTCTACATTACCCAAGAATGACAGTTTACAAATCTTTTTCGAATCTATTGCCAGTACTATGCGCACATTCCCGCCATTGTCgattgcgaaaataaaattgcaaatctCGCAGTTAGTGGGCAATGAGGAAATCGCTTTGGCTGAAAGAAATGCCAATGCTGAGGTCTTCTATCTGACGAAAAATCAAATAGTCTATGAAAATGGGAAGGAAAGCGAAGTTCAATATGATTCCAGCAATGAATCGGTTAATTAATTACTGagatatataccatacatgtgtatgtacataatgttttattatttatgaagaTTAAGCAAATTCAATATTCTGCTTCTGCGTGTTTTTTAGCGAAAACAGAATCTGTTGCTGTTATGACCGAATACTATACTAACTTGTAGCTAAGAAAAAGCCATTATCGTAGCatatttccaaatataaatatatatattttgtcatttaaaatatattccaatttttatttcttcaacaCACCTCGATTTTCTCTCGCCAAAGCGTTTGTTTGATTTTCCTTAATCTATGGTATACAGCTACAAATTGTATAATTGTCTTATCTACTATTTATTACAATCATCTAGTAAACACTTTATAAAAGCATTTTACACGAACTTACACTACTTTCTTttaacatatacaaacataagccgacatatttacaaacacatacaccaAATTTACATTCTGTGTAAACTTAGAATATTTTACAGCTATTTTAATGCTCTTTGCTCACTTTTGCTTATTGTAAATTTACTAACTAAATTGGTGGAAAGACATAATCATCACTCAGACTGTTAATATCAACATAGGCCGCACTGGGGCTCAATGCCTTGTACAGTTCGGCGAAGGTGGGACGATTTTCGGCGCTCTCATCCCAACATTGCAACATTATGGCGTAAACCTGCTTCGTGCAGATTTCAGGTTTCTCCAGTCTTTTTCCGGACAGCAAAAACGGTATGAGCTCATGATTGCTGATAGTTGGATATGGTGAGGCGCCCAGCGTGCCGATCTCCCATAGAACGACACCGTATGCCCAAACATCGCTTTTGTTCGAATAGATATTGTCACGTATCGCTTCAATAGAGAGCCAACGTAGTGGTAGCTATAAAGAGGTATACGTACATTTTATTAACTCgtttgtaaacaaaacaaaaatgttcacGTGATTGGGCTACGTTAAAAATACGCTTTCTCTTAACCTTAAGATATATAACTTAAAAACCAGGTGCCACGATCGGTCGGATCTTAAAGAAATTACCATATTTTTGGACTCGAAATTCTATGACCACGATGAAAGTTAGTAAAAACTCGCCGAGCAACAACATCGATGGTCCAATCTTTTTGAAATAATGCTTTTTAATCTGTACCGTGATCCGACTATAGCTAAAATACAAGATCGACTCAGATACTCTTCTAAAAAGTTAGATGTATACGTTCTAATCTCAAAGTATATACGTTTTTTCTAACTATTTTCCATATCGGTCAGAAAATTTGGAATGAAccaccaaaaatatatatacatatacatatgtacatttatatttgcTTTACGAACCTTTcgagtttttgtatttgtgtaaataccATGGCGGGAGAGACcaaaatctgaaattttcaaGGTCTTGCGATCGTCTATGAGTACATTACGCGCAGCCAAATctctgaaattttaaaatattgtaaatatagaaagttaaataaatatttaaattgcaaaaaaaaaaacccctgAGATACCCTTACCTATGAGTGATATCCTGCTCTTCCAGAAATTGCATGCCATTCGCGATTTGTAGCGCAAAATTATGCAATTCCTTGTGATCCAAAATATACTCAAATTGTTCATTGTAGTCCTCGTCTTCGACTATCGTATAGGTcgctataaaataattttatacttttttcttttcaaataagACATTGCTACTCACTCTCCGCTACGGATGTCTTCGGCTGACGTTCAGTCTCATATTCACTATCCACCGATTGCGAggataattttaattcaatatatttaaccTTCGGCTTTGGCGGCTCGGCTGTTTTGCGATTTGTGTAAGCGACGTCGCCGTTGGGTTTGAATTTTGTGGACCCTTGACGCACGGTACGAAGGTAAGTTAGCTGCCAAGGTcaatataaaatgatttttaagcgattttgtgctgaaaaatatattcatgtTTAAATATTACCAAATCACCACGACCCACAAACTCCATGATCATCAGATATGGCGGTCGTATGGTGCAGCAACCAAAGAAGCACACGATGTTGTGATGTGTTCCCACACCCTTCAACATTTCGATTTCACTTAGAAATTCTCCCACTTCATCCGAAGTTGGATTTTCtgcaaaataaaatcttttttagttaacatttttttttttatattgaacttCTTTAAGGCACTCACTTTTCAGTTGctttacagcaacaacagtgcTGCCGCGCATTCGTCGTATGTTCACAGCGACGGCCTTATAGACACGCCCGAATGCTCCTTCGCCAATTTCGGGACCAATCTGTATGGCGGTATGTGGTATTTCGAATACATCAGCCAAGCCTTTCGCTTGTGCTTCCTAGGGAAAGAAACAAGAGcgactttatttttaaaaacttaacctaaaacatttttttttttaaatacataaaagaTGCTCTAATTCATAATTTAGATTTAGAGTTTATATAAAACAAGGAAAAACTTTAGCTTCggctataatagccttcacaggtgcatttttaatagcataaaagagtataaaaagatcattatattgattttgatcggtcagtttatacgGCAGCAATATGTTATAGTgtcccgatctgaacaatttcttcgaatatttagggactagttcgcatatatacagacggacatggctaaatcgactcagctcgttgattaaattatggtatatatgtattagggtggagcgaaaaaaaattttttttgcttagcctgagggtcaaatttttagattataaaaaaaaaattattggaaaaaaaattttttttaacatctaaagGCATGtgacttttaaagtaaagtttcgagttaaaatttttgataagtgttctagatgctgtggattaaaattaaaagttatcaacttaaacaatttttttgtggttattattggagttttaaaaaaagtcttaaatgacAACATGTTTTCCTTaagcgtttaaataaattttgtatatttttatataaatatgtaaatgtgggttaaaaataattttttttgtccaaaaaaaattttaactcgaaatttactttaaaacttagTGGactgcctctagatgttaaaatttttttttgtccaaaattctttttttttttgttataatctacagattttaccctaagtctaagcaaaaaaaattcttttttcgctccaccctaatacttgtatgtatatactttgtagggtctctggcgtttccttttgggtgttacaaacttcggtgcaaactttatataccctgttcagggtataaaaaaagatattttatggTTTTCCAGATTAACTGATTTACCTAAACGAATCTGGttgaatattaaaaagttgaaaatatttttaatatcgcTATATACTTTTGGGGAGGAGACCATGAGTCTACcagttattattaatattttgagaGGTTTTCAGGCTATGAGGTATCTAAAATCAGACTTATTATGAGATATTATCCAGTATTACTCACCTCAACATACTTATCGACGTAGTTGATGTTG
The sequence above is drawn from the Bactrocera oleae isolate idBacOlea1 chromosome 5, idBacOlea1, whole genome shotgun sequence genome and encodes:
- the LOC106618608 gene encoding uncharacterized protein isoform X2, which encodes MTKIKFTTEDEEKIIDFVRNHEILYNKRHKEFRDSEKKQRLWLEIAEQLDIKSEAVKGKWTTMRDYFMRTKDKRGNGSVAPLTKRDESLMFLMDTSLRKKSVKANARTSKQHTASAKVRHAVFNTKKERTPTAPPEETPRTVRKRTSAVAEIQQTTPTELISNKRQILVEPPPPKPSKAPSTLPKNDSLQIFFESIASTMRTFPPLSIAKIKLQISQLVGNEEIALAERNANAEVFYLTKNQIVYENGKESEVQYDSSNESVN
- the LOC106618610 gene encoding proto-oncogene tyrosine-protein kinase receptor Ret is translated as MCSKLLYMQCVTILLLSILTTVTLRLVTSTTTTSAEAAGAPAKRLTRSGKITGVRTNVTLHEIGDIVQLLISWDDNLPKGTSYNVIVTATNYTKCSEPPCSVYGVVKETKSMIIPENPMTHVDQNECGFMFGCDYSVLVETSNTLVSERTTVSVPYCIMGACSCRHAETLPKVISYVNIPDNETIIFNWSIEYEKVMNKHNHDDIYTNNHWKLYLIISEQTNPSLSWGGRLLPITEHLYSIKNATHLNTKGTMKGVFKIRIPKEKQLVANAVLKIRSYIIDDLQCGGPEYFSNVTVPDFLKAEENVEAADFDLGIALIILSALFLCIVVLALTFCYWRRNKIAKFHNGVLQKEEHCLAPFSTMVEMEDNINYVDKYVEEAQAKGLADVFEIPHTAIQIGPEIGEGAFGRVYKAVAVNIRRMRGSTVVAVKQLKKNPTSDEVGEFLSEIEMLKGVGTHHNIVCFFGCCTIRPPYLMIMEFVGRGDLLTYLRTVRQGSTKFKPNGDVAYTNRKTAEPPKPKVKYIELKLSSQSVDSEYETERQPKTSVAETTYTIVEDEDYNEQFEYILDHKELHNFALQIANGMQFLEEQDITHRDLAARNVLIDDRKTLKISDFGLSRHGIYTNTKTRKLPLRWLSIEAIRDNIYSNKSDVWAYGVVLWEIGTLGASPYPTISNHELIPFLLSGKRLEKPEICTKQVYAIMLQCWDESAENRPTFAELYKALSPSAAYVDINSLSDDYVFPPI
- the Rad1 gene encoding cell cycle checkpoint protein RAD1; this encodes MQHSKTLYEKGLLKNLKMLTQRQYSNFKFVARLDQTKTFYTGIKALNFENNGKFQISEEGLRVTVEEGNCVQANLFMTASCFAEFHVVDTVTFGLNMNIISECLGLFAGIPCSLKMFYKGDGAPLVLVLRPNDEPDISAECSIKTTNVDEVIDYNLDEESASLNVVFVRGPALANLIQELNKAADELRITLSPRTPHFKIETLGVMKTETFVEVAKTSDMIMLFNCRETTSACYRNTEMRMTHKALAAATKVAIKTDASGLLEMHFMMQSEDQAEVYVQFYIMPLADI
- the scw gene encoding protein screw; its protein translation is MLKQILFCRVILLLTCCVAFIFAQLESTSDGMAQLADLLGLSQASARLKRQPSLSNSAAKFLLEVYKELSDEDEKNLPEVLQNLHKTRHRRALSEDNFITPFDRREIELSNNIITFASRPVSLHAISTHLGDMLINFNLNDIPNDLELTHAAIRLYQDPQLGQYSTNVEYNCSIAVYQPVGVSTLHIATINTTTAFSGWLELNVTNVLNQWLRFRTLKQILNGNELLVGVTLHTPHTNAAVTLKLQQVAATDVGLVPAQMQPELLELQPFIIGYFNGPDLMAKLQQRTSQQNKRRVRHADSFRQQTAPHLPHTIHINKEIVFEQPKACERRNFTLDFKYLGMEKSVIAPKTFEAFYCFGECNFPLGTPMHNATNHAIVQTLMHLKRSNLPKPCCVPVKLASISILYSVNEDSVNLMRFSHIVAKECGCR
- the LOC106618608 gene encoding uncharacterized protein isoform X1, encoding MTKIKFTTEDEEKIIDFVRNHEILYNKRHKEFRDSEKKQRLWLEIAEQLDIKSEAVKGKWTTMRDYFMRTKDKRGNGSVAPLTKRDESLMFLMDTSLRKKSSVKANARTSKQHTASAKVRHAVFNTKKERTPTAPPEETPRTVRKRTSAVAEIQQTTPTELISNKRQILVEPPPPKPSKAPSTLPKNDSLQIFFESIASTMRTFPPLSIAKIKLQISQLVGNEEIALAERNANAEVFYLTKNQIVYENGKESEVQYDSSNESVN